A genomic window from Sphingobacterium sp. BN32 includes:
- a CDS encoding OsmC family protein — protein sequence MANEVQVTIEEENYTTKVAYGDLSILADEPLDLGGQNKGLTPTQLLLASIGSCKVITMRMYANRKQWDVKKININLSSEFVKSDLQQTTYVRCHISFEGNLDEDQIKRLYIIADKCPIHKMLQHPIIIESNVIDTTK from the coding sequence ACTATAGAGGAAGAGAATTACACAACGAAAGTAGCCTACGGCGATCTATCCATTTTAGCAGACGAACCCCTAGATCTAGGTGGCCAGAATAAAGGCCTCACCCCCACCCAATTGCTCCTGGCCTCCATTGGCTCTTGCAAAGTCATCACCATGCGTATGTATGCAAATCGCAAGCAATGGGATGTCAAAAAAATTAACATAAACTTAAGCAGTGAGTTCGTAAAAAGCGACCTGCAACAGACGACTTACGTCAGATGTCATATCAGCTTTGAAGGAAATCTTGATGAAGATCAGATTAAAAGACTTTATATAATCGCTGATAAATGTCCAATCCACAAGATGTTACAGCATCCAATTATCATCGAAAGTAATGTAATTGATACAACAAAATAG